The Cohaesibacter intestini genome includes a window with the following:
- the mraY gene encoding phospho-N-acetylmuramoyl-pentapeptide-transferase: MLMYLVEFSDQISGLNVFRYLTFRTAGAIITALLMVFLFGPMIINALRMRQGKGQPIREDGPESHLLTKKGTPTMGGLMILSGLISATLLWANLANPYVWIVLFVTVGFGLIGFYDDFLKVSRSSHKGFSGRMRLSIEAVIAGMACFAVAQLGETSFTTSVTFPFFKDILLDLGWFFVPFGLFVIVGAGNAVNLTDGLDGLAIVPVMIATATFGLIAYLSGNEIFADYLQIHYVPGTGELLVLCGAMVGAGLGFLWFNAPPAAIFMGDTGSLALGGMLGSISVATKHELVLAIVGGLFVLEAVSVIIQVASFKLTGKRVFRMAPIHHHFEHKGWTEPQVVIRFWIIAVVLALIGLATLKLR, translated from the coding sequence ATGCTGATGTATCTTGTTGAATTTTCGGATCAAATCTCGGGATTGAACGTTTTCCGATATCTCACCTTTCGAACCGCGGGCGCGATCATCACCGCTCTGCTGATGGTGTTTCTGTTTGGGCCGATGATTATCAATGCTCTTCGGATGCGTCAGGGCAAGGGCCAACCGATCCGCGAAGACGGGCCGGAAAGCCACCTTCTGACCAAGAAAGGCACCCCAACCATGGGGGGCTTGATGATTCTGAGTGGTCTGATCTCGGCGACTTTGTTGTGGGCCAATCTGGCCAATCCCTACGTCTGGATTGTGCTGTTTGTCACCGTCGGCTTTGGCCTTATTGGCTTTTACGATGATTTCCTGAAGGTCTCCCGTTCGTCTCACAAAGGCTTTTCAGGTCGCATGCGCCTGTCGATTGAGGCCGTGATTGCGGGCATGGCCTGCTTCGCCGTGGCGCAGCTGGGCGAAACATCTTTCACCACCTCGGTGACGTTCCCCTTTTTCAAGGACATTTTGCTTGATCTAGGCTGGTTCTTCGTGCCGTTTGGTCTGTTCGTGATTGTCGGGGCAGGCAATGCGGTCAATCTGACCGATGGGCTCGATGGGTTGGCGATTGTGCCGGTAATGATTGCAACAGCGACCTTTGGTCTGATCGCCTATCTGTCTGGTAACGAGATTTTCGCTGATTATTTGCAGATCCATTATGTTCCCGGAACCGGTGAGCTGCTGGTTTTGTGTGGCGCGATGGTCGGCGCGGGGCTGGGATTTCTGTGGTTCAATGCGCCGCCTGCTGCGATCTTCATGGGGGATACCGGCTCTCTGGCGTTGGGCGGCATGCTGGGGTCGATTTCGGTTGCTACCAAGCATGAGTTGGTGCTGGCGATTGTCGGCGGTCTGTTTGTGCTCGAAGCCGTGTCGGTGATCATTCAGGTCGCCTCCTTCAAACTGACTGGCAAACGGGTCTTCCGGATGGCACCAATCCATCACCATTTCGAACATAAAGGCTGGACCGAGCCACAGGTGGTGATCCGCTTCTGGATCATTGCGGTGGTGCTTGCCCTGATCGGTCTGGCCACCCTCAAACTGCGCTAA
- the ftsW gene encoding putative lipid II flippase FtsW — MMRRTRKNLLTEWWWTIDRPMLLVLILILFSGLILSMAASPPVAERLGLDSFHFVKRHAFFIPIALTLMIGMTFLDPRTIRRVALALLIASLVGMVMTLFIGFSAKGSQRWITILGFSLQPSEFLKPSFVVLAAWLFAENDRRPEIPGNLFSIVLFMVSVVLLVAQPDIGQTVLLASVWGGLFFMAGMPLFWIFLLAGLGVGGLTMAYFFVPHVTGRINRFLDPETGDTFQVDTAMDSIVRGGWLGTGPGEGMVKRILPDSHTDFIFAVLAEEFGIIVCLLLVSAYLFVVLRSLSMALKTQDLFKRLAISGLALLFGLQAVINIAVNLQLLPAKGMTLPFISYGGSSLLSVAIAMGFLLALTRRRPEVGLEQSQFYQSQK; from the coding sequence ATAATGCGGCGGACGCGGAAAAATCTTCTGACCGAATGGTGGTGGACGATTGATCGACCCATGCTGCTGGTGTTGATCCTGATCCTGTTTTCCGGTCTCATCCTGTCGATGGCGGCGAGTCCGCCCGTGGCAGAGCGTCTGGGGCTCGACAGTTTTCACTTCGTCAAGCGACATGCCTTCTTTATTCCCATTGCCCTGACCCTGATGATCGGCATGACATTCCTTGATCCGCGCACCATCCGACGTGTTGCCTTGGCTTTGCTGATCGCATCGTTGGTGGGCATGGTGATGACCCTGTTTATCGGCTTTTCCGCCAAGGGGTCTCAGCGCTGGATCACCATTCTGGGCTTTTCGCTGCAGCCCTCGGAGTTTTTGAAACCATCCTTTGTGGTGCTTGCGGCATGGCTGTTTGCCGAGAATGACCGGCGGCCCGAAATTCCGGGCAATCTGTTCTCGATTGTGCTGTTCATGGTGTCCGTGGTGTTGCTGGTGGCCCAGCCCGATATCGGCCAGACCGTGCTGTTGGCCTCGGTCTGGGGCGGCTTGTTCTTCATGGCGGGGATGCCGCTTTTCTGGATTTTCCTATTGGCCGGGCTTGGGGTCGGCGGATTGACCATGGCCTATTTTTTCGTGCCTCACGTCACCGGCCGTATCAATCGCTTTCTGGATCCGGAAACCGGCGACACCTTTCAGGTGGATACGGCGATGGACTCGATCGTGCGCGGTGGCTGGCTTGGCACCGGACCCGGCGAAGGCATGGTCAAAAGAATCCTGCCCGACAGTCATACGGACTTTATTTTCGCTGTGCTGGCTGAAGAGTTTGGCATCATTGTTTGCCTGTTGCTGGTCAGCGCCTATCTTTTCGTGGTGTTGCGATCGCTGTCGATGGCGCTGAAAACGCAGGATTTGTTCAAAAGGCTGGCCATTTCCGGTCTGGCGCTGTTGTTTGGTCTGCAAGCGGTGATTAACATCGCGGTGAACTTGCAGTTGCTGCCTGCCAAGGGTATGACGCTGCCATTCATTTCCTATGGTGGCTCATCGCTGCTCTCGGTCGCGATTGCCATGGGCTTCTTGCTGGCCCTGACAAGGCGGCGGCCTGAAGTGGGACTGGAGCAGTCGCAGTTTTATCAGTCACAAAAGTGA
- the murD gene encoding UDP-N-acetylmuramoyl-L-alanine--D-glutamate ligase, translated as MIPVTIFKDETIAVFGLGGSGLATLEALVAGGAQVIAYDDNAASCAKASAIEGVSVKDLRKADWTGFAALVLAPGVPLTHPEPHWSVKLAQQAGVEVIGDVELFCRQRRALGIDCPFIAITGTNGKSTTTALVSHLLGDAGLDVQMGGNIGTPILALEPLSPDRVYVIEVSSYQIDLAPTINPSIGLLLNVSADHLDRHGDLLNYARIKARMITSSDLAVVGLDDRLTANVASNMRLKGKPVVTISGFGNERAMMAAPDGILQSMEGDFLFNLDQARALRGTHNAQNAAAAVAIARQFDITPASLSRALISFGGLAHRMEEVGVEGRLVFINDSKATNADAAARALAAFKHVHWILGGKAKDGGIESLIDYFPRVDHAYLIGEATDLFAETLARHNVAFSRCEHMDIALEKAIVVAKTDHDGAGEVAILLSPACASFDQFPNFMVRGDQFRQAVVTYLETGSVPVDPDHARGGQA; from the coding sequence ATGATCCCGGTTACCATTTTCAAGGATGAAACGATTGCGGTATTCGGGCTTGGAGGCAGTGGTCTGGCGACCCTTGAGGCATTGGTGGCGGGCGGTGCGCAGGTGATTGCCTATGATGACAATGCGGCAAGTTGTGCCAAGGCGTCTGCGATTGAGGGTGTGAGCGTCAAGGACCTGCGCAAGGCGGACTGGACCGGCTTTGCCGCACTGGTGTTGGCCCCCGGTGTACCCCTGACCCACCCCGAACCCCATTGGAGCGTCAAGCTGGCTCAGCAGGCTGGCGTTGAGGTGATTGGTGACGTGGAGCTGTTCTGTCGTCAGCGCCGGGCCTTGGGTATTGATTGCCCTTTCATTGCCATCACCGGCACCAATGGCAAATCAACGACAACGGCGCTTGTGAGCCATTTGCTTGGTGATGCCGGGCTTGATGTGCAGATGGGGGGCAATATCGGCACGCCCATTCTGGCGCTTGAGCCCTTGTCGCCGGACCGGGTTTATGTGATTGAGGTGTCCTCCTACCAGATCGATCTGGCACCAACGATCAATCCCTCTATCGGCTTGTTGCTCAATGTCTCGGCGGATCATCTCGATCGTCATGGAGATTTGCTCAATTATGCCCGGATCAAGGCGCGGATGATCACGAGTTCCGACCTCGCCGTCGTTGGGCTGGATGATCGGCTGACTGCCAATGTGGCTTCCAATATGCGCCTCAAGGGCAAGCCTGTGGTGACCATCTCCGGCTTTGGCAATGAACGTGCCATGATGGCGGCGCCCGATGGCATCCTGCAAAGCATGGAAGGGGACTTCCTGTTCAATCTGGATCAGGCGCGCGCCCTGCGTGGCACCCACAATGCCCAGAATGCGGCGGCGGCTGTGGCGATTGCCCGTCAATTTGATATCACGCCGGCGTCCCTGTCCCGTGCGTTGATATCTTTTGGGGGGCTTGCCCATCGGATGGAAGAAGTGGGTGTCGAGGGACGGCTGGTCTTCATCAATGATTCCAAGGCCACCAATGCGGATGCGGCAGCCCGCGCTCTGGCCGCCTTCAAGCATGTCCACTGGATCCTTGGAGGCAAGGCCAAGGATGGCGGCATCGAAAGTCTGATTGATTATTTCCCGCGGGTCGATCATGCCTATCTGATCGGCGAAGCAACGGATCTCTTTGCCGAGACCTTGGCGCGCCACAATGTCGCCTTCAGCCGGTGTGAGCATATGGATATCGCGTTGGAAAAGGCCATTGTTGTGGCCAAAACGGACCATGATGGTGCGGGCGAGGTGGCCATTTTGCTGTCTCCGGCCTGTGCCAGCTTTGATCAATTCCCGAACTTCATGGTCCGGGGGGATCAGTTCCGTCAGGCGGTGGTGACCTATCTCGAAACCGGCAGCGTGCCGGTCGATCCCGACCATGCCAGAGGTGGACAGGCATAA